A region from the Streptomyces lydicus genome encodes:
- a CDS encoding CcdC protein domain-containing protein: MSTMQSALLVNVVVLLTTLHADLGTKTVSRRRLLRPLIVAVIIVPVFVHTFFDSGIGLAIEICGLAAGVLFGLIAVSQVQVFREPDGRVVARAGRSYAALWIGLIVARSVFSIGATYWYSSELGRFFFRHGALPQDIASIVTNGLVLMAIAALLTRSGALMVRASGQR; encoded by the coding sequence GTGTCCACTATGCAGAGCGCTCTCCTCGTCAACGTCGTCGTGCTGCTCACGACCCTGCACGCCGACCTCGGCACCAAGACGGTGAGCCGCAGACGCCTGCTCCGCCCGCTGATCGTCGCGGTGATCATCGTCCCCGTGTTCGTCCACACCTTCTTCGACAGCGGGATCGGCCTAGCCATCGAAATCTGCGGCCTCGCGGCCGGCGTGCTGTTCGGGCTGATCGCGGTCAGCCAGGTCCAGGTCTTCCGTGAGCCGGACGGCCGGGTCGTCGCCCGGGCCGGCCGCAGCTACGCGGCGCTGTGGATCGGCCTGATTGTCGCCCGCTCGGTGTTTTCCATCGGCGCCACCTATTGGTACAGCTCCGAGCTGGGGCGCTTCTTCTTCCGGCATGGCGCCCTGCCCCAGGACATCGCCTCGATCGTCACCAACGGGCTGGTGCTCATGGCGATCGCCGCGCTGCTCACCCGCTCGGGAGCGCTGATGGTGCGCGCCTCCGGGCAGCGCTGA
- a CDS encoding Lrp/AsnC family transcriptional regulator, translated as MEELDRQIVDLLVKDGRMSYTDLGKATGLSTSAVHQRVRRLEQRGVIRGYAAIVDPEAVGLPLTAFISVKPFDPSAPDDIADRLAEVPELEACHSVAGDENYILKVRVATPLELEHLLTRIRTLAGVSTRTTVVLSTPYEARPPRI; from the coding sequence GTGGAGGAGTTGGACCGACAAATCGTGGATCTGCTCGTCAAGGACGGGCGGATGAGCTACACCGACCTGGGCAAGGCCACCGGCCTGTCCACTTCGGCGGTGCACCAGCGGGTGCGCCGCCTGGAGCAGCGCGGTGTCATCCGGGGCTATGCCGCCATCGTGGACCCCGAAGCCGTGGGCCTGCCGCTCACCGCCTTCATCTCGGTCAAACCCTTCGACCCCAGCGCGCCGGACGACATCGCCGACCGCCTGGCCGAGGTCCCCGAGCTGGAGGCCTGTCACAGCGTCGCCGGTGACGAGAACTACATCCTCAAGGTCCGGGTCGCCACCCCGCTGGAGCTGGAGCATCTGCTCACCCGCATCCGGACCCTGGCCGGTGTGTCGACCCGCACCACCGTCGTGCTCTCCACCCCCTACGAGGCCCGGCCGCCGCGTATCTGA
- a CDS encoding sensor histidine kinase — MAVITEGEPSSAPPVPPRPILLRPDLWQRVLPRVLGLALVLVGLPFSDGLVWSATTCVLVVLMSGAWALWCVAGLRAGSPVPEAWAVPILGVTMISGNLLITLEPKAMLATAIIGMAMVSSGAVLPTLVSSAVLAAGVLALAIGGIVAGFPGQAWAEVAAWIAALLACQLAGATRRSIGTQHAQAEELLLQTRRAQEEKQRAAALAERTRIAREIHDVLAQSLGALAVQLDVTDSLLTADLPRTGEAVERVRNARRIAVDGLTETRRAIAVLRTDTPPLPEALTALVHDHRTASGAPATFTPVGTPRTLEPEVGLAFLRVAQESLANAAKHADGRELTVTLEYEEDQVRLTVLSGPVGSGGGEAGPRPRVVGMDGGYGLAGMRERLLLICGDLTAGPTPEGWRVQAEVPA, encoded by the coding sequence ATGGCTGTGATCACAGAAGGCGAGCCGTCGTCGGCACCCCCCGTGCCACCGCGACCGATCCTGCTGCGTCCCGACCTCTGGCAGCGCGTGCTGCCCCGGGTGCTCGGGCTGGCTCTGGTGCTGGTCGGCCTGCCGTTCTCGGACGGGCTCGTCTGGTCTGCCACCACCTGCGTGCTGGTGGTGCTGATGAGCGGCGCCTGGGCGCTGTGGTGCGTGGCCGGCCTCCGGGCGGGATCTCCGGTGCCCGAGGCGTGGGCAGTGCCGATCCTGGGTGTCACAATGATCAGCGGGAATCTCCTGATCACCCTCGAACCCAAGGCAATGCTGGCTACGGCAATTATCGGGATGGCGATGGTGTCGTCCGGGGCGGTCCTGCCCACGCTGGTCAGCTCGGCCGTGCTGGCGGCTGGTGTCCTGGCGCTGGCGATCGGCGGGATCGTGGCCGGTTTCCCCGGGCAGGCATGGGCGGAGGTCGCCGCCTGGATCGCTGCCCTGCTGGCTTGTCAGCTCGCCGGCGCGACCCGGCGCAGCATCGGGACTCAGCACGCGCAGGCCGAGGAACTGTTGCTGCAGACCCGGCGTGCGCAAGAGGAGAAGCAGCGGGCCGCGGCGCTGGCCGAGCGGACCCGGATCGCCCGGGAGATCCACGACGTCCTGGCGCAGTCGCTGGGCGCCCTGGCGGTCCAGCTGGACGTGACCGACTCGCTGCTCACCGCGGATCTGCCGCGCACCGGAGAGGCGGTCGAGCGGGTCCGCAACGCCCGCCGGATCGCCGTCGACGGACTGACCGAAACCCGCCGCGCGATCGCGGTCCTGCGTACGGACACCCCGCCCCTGCCGGAGGCCCTCACCGCGCTGGTCCACGACCACCGCACCGCCTCCGGCGCGCCCGCGACCTTCACACCGGTCGGCACCCCGCGCACGCTCGAACCAGAGGTCGGGCTAGCGTTTCTGAGAGTCGCCCAGGAGTCCCTGGCGAACGCCGCCAAGCACGCCGACGGACGGGAGTTGACCGTCACTTTGGAATACGAGGAGGATCAGGTGAGGCTGACCGTGCTGTCCGGGCCCGTCGGCTCCGGTGGCGGCGAGGCCGGCCCACGGCCCCGAGTGGTGGGGATGGACGGCGGCTACGGTCTGGCGGGCATGCGTGAGCGGTTGCTGCTGATCTGCGGCGACCTGACGGCCGGACCCACCCCGGAGGGGTGGCGCGTGCAAGCGGAGGTGCCCGCATGA
- the adh gene encoding aldehyde dehydrogenase encodes MARYASPGSADAVMSYLPRYDHWIGGEFVAPALGRYFENPTPVNGQPFTEVARGTAEDVERALDAAHAAAPGWARTAAAERAGVLNKIADRMEQNLQALAVAESWENGKPVRETLAADIPLAIDHFRYFAGAIRAQEGSLSEIDEDTVAYHFHEPLGVVAQIIPWNFPILMATWKLAPALAAGNAVVLKPAEQTPASVHYWMSLVADLLPPGVVNIVNGFGAEAGKPLASSPRVAKVAFTGETTTGRLIMQYASEHLRPVTLELGGKSPNIFFDDVSSAVDDFHDKALEGFTMFALNQGEVCTCPSRALIQRGHYQDFLEAGVARTEKIVQGHPLDTDTMIGAQASNDQLEKILSYLDIGQKEGARVLTGGSRAELGGELEGGYYVRPTIFEGNNEMRVFQEEIFGPVVAVAPFSDFDDAIGIANDTLYGLGAGVWTRDGSTAYRAGRAIQAGRVWTNCYHAYPAHAAFGGYKQSGIGRENHKMMLDHYQQTKNILCSYSPKKLGFF; translated from the coding sequence ATGGCCCGTTACGCCAGCCCGGGTTCCGCCGATGCCGTCATGAGCTACCTGCCCCGCTATGACCACTGGATCGGCGGCGAGTTCGTGGCGCCCGCACTGGGCCGGTACTTCGAGAACCCGACGCCGGTCAACGGTCAGCCGTTCACCGAGGTGGCGCGGGGCACCGCCGAGGACGTCGAGCGGGCCCTGGACGCGGCGCACGCGGCCGCGCCCGGCTGGGCCCGTACGGCCGCCGCCGAACGCGCCGGCGTGCTCAACAAGATCGCCGACCGGATGGAACAGAACCTTCAGGCTCTGGCGGTCGCGGAGAGCTGGGAGAACGGCAAACCCGTACGGGAGACGCTGGCGGCCGACATCCCGCTCGCCATCGACCACTTCCGCTACTTCGCGGGCGCCATCCGCGCCCAGGAAGGCTCCCTGTCGGAGATCGACGAGGACACCGTCGCGTACCACTTCCACGAGCCGCTCGGGGTCGTCGCCCAGATCATCCCCTGGAACTTCCCCATCCTGATGGCGACCTGGAAACTCGCCCCGGCGCTGGCCGCGGGCAACGCCGTGGTCCTCAAGCCGGCCGAACAGACCCCCGCGTCCGTGCACTACTGGATGAGCCTGGTCGCGGATCTGCTGCCGCCCGGCGTGGTCAACATCGTCAACGGCTTCGGCGCCGAAGCCGGCAAGCCGCTGGCGTCCAGCCCCCGGGTCGCCAAGGTCGCCTTCACCGGGGAGACCACCACCGGCCGTCTGATCATGCAGTACGCGTCCGAGCACCTGCGGCCGGTGACCCTCGAACTGGGCGGCAAGAGCCCCAACATCTTCTTCGACGATGTCTCGTCCGCGGTGGACGACTTCCACGACAAGGCGCTGGAGGGCTTCACCATGTTCGCCCTCAACCAGGGCGAGGTGTGCACCTGCCCGTCCAGGGCGCTGATCCAGCGCGGCCACTACCAGGACTTCCTGGAAGCCGGTGTGGCACGCACGGAGAAGATCGTCCAGGGCCACCCGCTGGACACCGACACCATGATCGGCGCACAGGCCTCCAACGACCAGCTGGAGAAGATCCTCTCCTACCTGGACATCGGCCAGAAGGAGGGCGCCCGCGTCCTGACCGGCGGCTCCCGCGCCGAGCTCGGCGGCGAACTGGAGGGCGGCTACTACGTCCGCCCGACGATCTTCGAGGGCAACAACGAGATGCGGGTCTTCCAGGAGGAGATCTTCGGCCCGGTGGTCGCCGTGGCCCCGTTCAGCGACTTCGACGACGCGATCGGCATCGCCAACGACACGCTCTACGGCCTCGGCGCCGGCGTCTGGACCCGCGACGGCTCCACCGCCTACCGAGCGGGCCGCGCCATCCAGGCCGGCCGGGTATGGACCAACTGCTACCACGCCTACCCGGCCCACGCCGCCTTCGGCGGCTACAAGCAGTCCGGGATCGGCAGGGAGAACCACAAGATGATGCTGGATCACTACCAGCAGACGAAGAACATTCTTTGTTCATACAGCCCGAAGAAACTTGGGTTCTTCTAG
- a CDS encoding phosphotransferase family protein, which yields MSTAPRPRTTTRDPEVLARRLTAWLGTRLPGARAVSPAVPDSNGMSSETLLFDIDHPRPPSGPQDAPRSCALRLAADPAAYTVFPRYDMARQYRTMRLVAAHTDLPVPRSTLWLEEDPAYLGAPFFVMARAAGRVPPDVMPYTYEGNWLYDTTDDQRDQLEAASVSVLARLHDQVPSGTADFLATPGTGDALQRHVEAQRAYYRWVVDGRPRSPLIERGFARLADLWPTDPGETVLTWGDARIGNIVYDGFEPAAVLDWEMAALGPRELDLGWMVFLHRFFQDLTESGGQQGLPGFLRRDRVEDRYARLTGHRPRAMEFHTLYAALRHAIVMLRVAYRQVHFGELPVPADADALILHRGTLEAMIERRYW from the coding sequence GTGAGCACGGCGCCCCGGCCCCGCACCACCACCCGCGACCCCGAAGTGCTGGCCCGCCGGCTCACCGCCTGGCTCGGCACCCGGCTCCCCGGCGCCCGCGCCGTCTCACCGGCCGTACCGGACTCCAACGGCATGTCCAGCGAGACCCTGCTCTTCGACATCGACCACCCCCGCCCGCCGTCCGGACCGCAGGACGCCCCCCGCTCCTGCGCCCTGCGTCTCGCCGCCGACCCCGCCGCGTACACCGTCTTCCCGCGCTACGACATGGCCCGCCAGTACCGCACCATGCGCCTGGTCGCCGCGCACACCGACCTGCCCGTGCCCCGCAGCACCCTCTGGCTCGAAGAGGATCCGGCGTACCTCGGCGCGCCGTTCTTCGTCATGGCGCGCGCCGCCGGTCGCGTCCCACCGGACGTCATGCCCTATACCTACGAGGGGAATTGGCTGTACGACACCACCGACGACCAGCGCGACCAGCTGGAGGCCGCCAGTGTGTCGGTGCTCGCCCGGCTGCACGATCAAGTCCCCTCCGGCACGGCCGACTTCCTCGCCACCCCCGGAACGGGAGACGCGCTGCAGCGCCATGTGGAGGCCCAACGGGCCTACTACCGCTGGGTCGTTGACGGGCGGCCCCGCTCCCCGCTGATCGAGCGAGGCTTTGCCCGGCTGGCCGACCTCTGGCCGACGGACCCCGGGGAGACCGTGCTGACCTGGGGTGACGCCCGGATCGGCAATATCGTCTACGACGGATTCGAGCCGGCGGCCGTACTCGACTGGGAGATGGCCGCCCTCGGCCCGCGCGAACTCGACCTGGGCTGGATGGTGTTCCTCCACCGCTTCTTCCAGGACCTCACCGAGAGTGGCGGCCAGCAGGGGCTGCCCGGATTCCTGCGCCGTGACCGCGTCGAGGACCGCTACGCCCGGCTCACCGGACACCGGCCCCGCGCCATGGAGTTCCACACCCTCTACGCGGCCCTGCGGCACGCCATCGTCATGCTGCGAGTGGCCTACCGCCAGGTCCACTTCGGGGAACTTCCGGTCCCGGCCGACGCCGATGCGCTGATCCTGCACCGCGGGACCCTGGAAGCGATGATCGAGCGCCGCTACTGGTGA
- a CDS encoding glycoside hydrolase family 18 protein, with protein MLRPHRMRSPRTVIAAATALCTAALAGTLLAGPAAADPAGTPAAHHPSAAAAPALKPAAAGSKVVGYFTNWGVYDRNYHVKNIETSGSAAKLTHINYAFGNVQGGRCAIGDSYADYDKAYTADQSVDGKADTWDNGALRGNFNQLRKLKKLHPGLKVIWSFGGWTWSGGFGEAAKNPDAFARSCLDLVEDKRWADVFDGIDIDWEYPNACGLTCDTSGRDAFTKVMRALRSAFGQSNLVTAAITADASAGGKIDAADYAGAAQYVDWYNPMTYDYFGAWDAKGPTAPHSPLTSYSGIPKAGFNSTDTIAKLKGLGVPAGKLLLGIGFYGRGWSGVTQDAPGGSATGAAPGKYEAGIDDYKVLKGRCPATGKVGGTAYAKCGDQWWSYDTPETIGTKMAYKDAQGLGGTFFWELSGDTASGELIKAIR; from the coding sequence ATGCTCAGACCGCACCGGATGCGCTCACCGCGCACAGTGATCGCCGCCGCCACCGCGCTGTGTACAGCGGCGCTGGCCGGCACCCTGCTCGCCGGACCGGCCGCCGCCGACCCGGCCGGCACCCCCGCCGCACACCACCCCTCCGCGGCCGCCGCGCCCGCCCTGAAGCCCGCAGCGGCGGGCAGCAAGGTCGTCGGATACTTCACCAACTGGGGTGTCTACGACCGCAATTACCACGTCAAGAACATCGAGACCTCGGGCTCGGCTGCCAAGCTGACCCACATCAACTACGCCTTCGGCAACGTCCAGGGCGGCAGGTGCGCCATCGGCGACTCCTACGCCGACTACGACAAGGCCTACACCGCCGACCAGAGCGTCGACGGCAAGGCGGACACCTGGGACAACGGCGCGCTGCGCGGCAACTTCAACCAGCTGCGCAAGCTCAAGAAACTGCACCCGGGCCTCAAGGTGATCTGGTCGTTCGGCGGCTGGACCTGGTCGGGCGGCTTCGGTGAGGCCGCCAAGAACCCCGACGCGTTCGCCCGGTCCTGCCTCGACCTGGTCGAGGACAAGCGCTGGGCGGATGTCTTCGACGGCATCGACATCGACTGGGAGTACCCCAACGCCTGCGGCCTGACCTGCGACACCAGCGGCCGGGACGCCTTCACCAAGGTGATGCGGGCCCTGCGGTCTGCGTTCGGCCAGAGCAATCTGGTGACCGCGGCGATCACCGCGGACGCCTCGGCCGGCGGCAAGATCGACGCGGCCGACTACGCCGGCGCGGCGCAGTACGTCGACTGGTACAACCCGATGACGTACGACTACTTCGGGGCCTGGGACGCCAAGGGCCCGACGGCGCCGCACTCCCCGCTCACGTCGTACAGCGGCATCCCGAAGGCAGGCTTCAACAGCACCGACACCATCGCCAAGCTCAAGGGCCTCGGTGTCCCGGCGGGCAAGCTGCTGCTGGGGATCGGCTTCTACGGCCGTGGCTGGTCGGGCGTCACCCAGGATGCGCCGGGCGGCAGCGCGACCGGTGCGGCACCGGGCAAGTACGAGGCCGGCATCGACGACTACAAGGTGCTCAAGGGCCGCTGCCCGGCCACCGGCAAGGTCGGCGGCACCGCCTACGCCAAGTGCGGCGACCAGTGGTGGAGCTATGACACCCCGGAGACCATCGGCACGAAGATGGCCTACAAGGACGCGCAGGGCCTGGGCGGCACGTTCTTCTGGGAGCTGAGCGGCGACACCGCGAGCGGTGAGCTGATCAAGGCGATCAGGTAG
- a CDS encoding acyl-CoA dehydrogenase family protein, translated as MTEYGPRPVDRRLPTEEARDLLTLVRELADREIRPTAAEEEDAGHFPRETFTLLSRSGLLSLAYDEEFGGGGQPYEVYLQVLEELAAARLTVGLGVSVHTLACHALAGYGTKEQRAEHLPDMLGGGLVGAYCLSEPSSGSDAASLTTRATREGDTWRLEGTKAWTTHGGVADFYTVLARTGGSGAHGITAFLVPGDAEGLSAAAPERKMGMKGSPTAQLHFDDVRIPDSRRLGDEGQGFAIALSALDSGRLGIAACAVGVAQAALDEALAYTAERQQFGRPIVDFQGLRFMLADMATQIEAGRALYLTAARLRDAGLPFSKEAAMAKLFCTDTAMRVTTDAVQLLGGYGYTLDFPAERYMREAKVLQIVEGTNQIQRMVIARHLAGPETR; from the coding sequence ATGACCGAGTACGGCCCCCGGCCGGTGGATCGCAGGCTGCCCACGGAGGAAGCCCGCGACCTGTTGACCCTCGTACGCGAGCTTGCCGACCGCGAGATCAGGCCAACGGCCGCCGAGGAGGAGGACGCCGGTCACTTCCCGCGCGAGACCTTCACCCTCCTGTCGCGATCCGGACTGCTCTCGCTGGCCTACGACGAGGAATTCGGCGGTGGCGGCCAGCCCTACGAGGTCTACCTCCAGGTCCTGGAAGAGCTCGCCGCCGCCCGGCTCACCGTCGGCCTCGGCGTCAGCGTGCACACCCTCGCCTGCCACGCGCTCGCCGGATACGGCACCAAGGAGCAGCGCGCCGAACACCTGCCGGACATGCTCGGCGGCGGACTCGTCGGCGCGTACTGCCTCTCCGAGCCCTCCTCGGGCTCCGATGCCGCTTCCCTGACCACCCGGGCGACCCGGGAGGGCGACACCTGGCGGCTGGAGGGCACCAAGGCCTGGACCACCCACGGTGGCGTGGCCGACTTCTACACCGTGCTGGCCCGCACGGGCGGCAGCGGCGCCCACGGCATCACGGCCTTCCTCGTGCCCGGCGACGCCGAAGGCCTCAGCGCCGCGGCGCCCGAGCGCAAGATGGGCATGAAGGGCTCCCCGACGGCCCAGCTGCACTTCGACGACGTCCGTATCCCCGACTCCCGCCGCCTCGGGGACGAGGGGCAGGGCTTCGCCATCGCCCTGTCCGCCCTGGACTCCGGGCGCCTGGGCATCGCGGCCTGTGCCGTCGGTGTCGCCCAGGCCGCGCTGGACGAAGCGCTCGCCTACACCGCCGAGCGGCAGCAATTCGGCCGCCCGATCGTCGACTTCCAGGGCCTGCGCTTCATGCTCGCCGACATGGCCACCCAGATCGAGGCCGGCCGCGCCCTCTATCTCACCGCCGCCCGGCTGCGCGACGCCGGTCTGCCGTTCTCCAAGGAGGCGGCGATGGCCAAGCTGTTCTGCACGGACACCGCGATGCGGGTGACCACCGACGCCGTCCAGCTCCTCGGCGGCTACGGCTACACCCTCGACTTCCCGGCCGAGCGCTATATGCGCGAGGCCAAGGTCCTGCAGATCGTCGAGGGCACCAACCAGATCCAGCGGATGGTCATCGCCCGCCATCTCGCGGGCCCCGAGACGCGCTGA
- a CDS encoding response regulator, whose product MSTRVVVVDDQAVIREGLMTLLDMMPGIDVVAGGANGEEAVAKVAETHPDAVLMDLSMPGMDGVEATRRIVATHPDVAVVVLTTMADDQLILDALQAGARAYLTKDAGKTEIVRAIEAALARHTTLDPIVQERLLAAALRGADHTTKQRRAEPSQDLLTPRESDVLRLLAQGLSNRAIGRRLLVGEATVKTHVNHLFAKLRIRNRAEAVAWAHAHGFGPGADGVRSGQSTG is encoded by the coding sequence ATGAGTACCCGGGTGGTGGTCGTCGACGACCAGGCGGTGATCCGCGAAGGCCTGATGACCCTGCTGGACATGATGCCCGGCATCGACGTCGTCGCCGGGGGCGCGAACGGCGAGGAGGCTGTCGCCAAGGTCGCCGAAACGCACCCGGACGCAGTGCTGATGGACTTGAGCATGCCGGGGATGGACGGCGTGGAGGCCACCCGCCGGATCGTGGCGACGCACCCGGACGTGGCCGTCGTGGTGCTGACGACCATGGCGGACGATCAGCTGATTCTCGACGCCCTGCAAGCCGGCGCCCGCGCCTACCTGACCAAGGACGCCGGCAAGACCGAGATCGTCCGCGCGATCGAGGCCGCACTCGCCCGGCACACCACCTTGGACCCGATTGTCCAGGAACGGCTGCTGGCCGCCGCCCTGCGCGGCGCCGACCACACGACCAAACAGCGGCGGGCCGAACCGTCGCAGGATCTGCTGACCCCGCGAGAGTCCGACGTACTGCGGCTGCTCGCCCAAGGGTTGTCGAACCGCGCGATCGGCCGACGCCTGCTGGTGGGGGAGGCCACCGTCAAGACCCACGTCAACCACCTGTTCGCCAAGCTCCGGATCCGCAACCGCGCGGAGGCTGTCGCCTGGGCCCATGCCCACGGCTTCGGACCCGGTGCGGACGGCGTGCGCTCTGGCCAGTCCACCGGGTGA
- a CDS encoding GAF domain-containing protein, producing the protein MVNPWLAMETGADLVERTRTVRRAHAAFLSDGTVAPPVRQVVADSWRRSAEARAAADGAAPIDLDEATLDAYRDGHPLARAMPVFRELLGSFAQDGAHLLAVCDPQGRLLWVEGHRGVRRSAERMNFVAGARWDERHAGTNAPGTALAADHAVQIFAAEHYNRQVQRWTCAAAPLHDPRTGRLLGAVDITGGDHLASPHSLALVQATARAAEAHLACDTSELGVCLSALGRDEALLVVDGQRLRLGRRHSEIMMLLARHPHGLTGDQLSVLLYGEREMRPVTLRAELSRLRHLVGTLLHSRPYRLSRPVETDLFAVGEALDAGEVRSALGAYRGPLLPLSEAPGVQRLRGALEDRLRRTLLATREPALLREWSRTPWGEDDLEVWEALVDTLPEHSPARSAPMATADRLRAAYGLTTGAAPRAVPAPAAERVATFTQPPPP; encoded by the coding sequence GTGGTCAACCCCTGGCTGGCGATGGAGACCGGTGCCGATTTGGTGGAGCGCACCCGCACGGTGCGCCGGGCCCATGCGGCCTTCCTCAGCGACGGGACCGTTGCGCCGCCGGTCCGGCAGGTGGTCGCCGACTCCTGGCGCCGCTCCGCCGAAGCCCGGGCCGCGGCGGACGGCGCCGCGCCCATCGATCTGGACGAGGCCACCCTGGACGCCTACCGGGACGGGCATCCGCTGGCCCGCGCGATGCCCGTCTTCCGGGAGCTGCTGGGCAGCTTCGCGCAGGACGGCGCGCATCTGCTGGCCGTCTGCGATCCGCAGGGACGGCTGCTGTGGGTGGAAGGGCACCGCGGGGTGCGGCGCAGCGCCGAGCGGATGAACTTCGTGGCCGGCGCCCGCTGGGACGAACGGCACGCCGGCACCAATGCCCCGGGCACCGCGCTCGCCGCCGATCACGCCGTACAGATCTTCGCCGCCGAGCACTACAACAGGCAGGTGCAGCGCTGGACCTGTGCCGCCGCCCCGCTGCACGACCCACGGACCGGGCGGCTGCTGGGCGCCGTCGACATCACCGGCGGCGACCATCTGGCGAGCCCCCACAGCCTGGCTCTCGTCCAGGCCACCGCACGCGCCGCGGAAGCCCATCTTGCCTGCGATACATCCGAGTTGGGCGTCTGCCTGTCAGCGCTCGGCCGGGACGAGGCGCTGCTGGTGGTGGACGGGCAGCGGCTGCGGCTCGGCCGGCGGCACAGCGAGATCATGATGCTGCTGGCCCGGCACCCCCACGGGCTGACGGGTGATCAGCTCTCGGTGCTGCTGTACGGCGAGCGCGAGATGCGCCCGGTGACACTGCGGGCCGAGCTGTCCCGGCTGCGCCATCTCGTCGGCACGCTGCTGCATTCGCGTCCATACCGGCTGAGCAGGCCCGTCGAGACCGATCTGTTCGCCGTCGGGGAGGCCTTGGACGCCGGCGAGGTGCGCTCCGCGCTGGGCGCGTACCGCGGCCCGCTGCTGCCGCTGTCGGAGGCGCCCGGTGTGCAGCGGCTGCGCGGTGCGCTGGAGGACCGGCTCCGGCGTACGCTGCTCGCCACCCGGGAGCCCGCGCTGCTGCGCGAGTGGTCGCGCACCCCCTGGGGCGAGGACGACCTGGAGGTCTGGGAAGCCCTGGTGGACACCCTCCCGGAACACTCCCCGGCCCGCAGCGCACCGATGGCGACCGCGGACCGGCTGCGCGCGGCGTACGGCCTGACGACCGGTGCCGCTCCCCGTGCCGTGCCCGCGCCCGCCGCCGAGCGCGTCGCAACGTTCACGCAACCTCCCCCGCCATAG